One window of Quercus robur chromosome 5, dhQueRobu3.1, whole genome shotgun sequence genomic DNA carries:
- the LOC126726166 gene encoding cysteine protease ATG4-like has protein sequence MKGFCERAVASKCSSKSLTDNSNSSTPPVCSDPESSDSKFTKASVWSNFVSSALSIFETHSEALPCENKAVLSGSSAGEKKAAHAKQNGWTAAVRKAVASGSMRRIQERVLGLSRTGISSSTSDIWLLGVCYRMSQDESSGDADTSNGLARFEQDFSSRILTTYRKGFDAIGESKYTSDVSWGCMLRSSQMLVAQALVFHRLGRSWRKPLQKPFNQEYIEILHFFGDSEASPFSIHNLLLAGKAYNLAAGSWVGPYAMCRTWETLARCKRESTDLENQQLPMAVYVVSGDEDGERGGAPVLCIEDASRHCFEFSRGQVDWTPILLLVPLVLGLEKVNPRYIPSLRATFMFPQSLGIVGGKPGASTYIIGVQDEKAFFLDPHDVQPVVSIGRNDLEADTSSYHCNIIRHISLDSIDSSLAFGFYCRDKDDFDDFCLRASKLADESNGAPLFTVAQKHNLSKPVSHPEVSVDTDGVQKDESFGLEPIGDAEGHSHEDEWQLL, from the exons ATGAAGGGtttctgtgagagagctgttgcTTCAAAATGTTCTTCTAAAAGTTTAACTGATAACTCAAATAGTAGTACACCGCCTGTTTGTTCAGACCCAGAATCCAGTGATAGTAAGTTCACTAAGGCCTCCGTATGGTCAAATTTCGTTTCATCTGCTCTCTCAATCTTTGAAACACATAGTGAGGCGTTACCTTGTGAAAACAAGGCAGTTCTTAGTGGTTCATCAGCTGGTGAAAAGAAAGCAGCTCATGCTAAACAGAATGGGTGGACAGCAGCTGTAAGAAAAGCTGTGGCTAGTGGCTCAATGAGGAGAATTCAGGAGCGTGTACTAGGGTTAAGTAGGACTGGCATCTCTAGCTCAACTAGTGACATATGGCTTTTAGGTGTGTGCTATAGAATGTCACAGGATGAGTCATCTGGAGATGCTGATACTAGCAATGGATTAGCCAGATTTGAACAAGATTTTTCATCACGAATTTTGACGACATATCGAAAAG GTTTCGATGCTATTGGAGAATCAAAGTATACCAGTGATGTAAGCTGGGGTTGCATGCTTCGCAGCAGTCAGATGCTTGTTGCTCAG GCATTGGTTTTTCATCGATTAGGGAGATCCTGGAGAAAACCTCTGCAAAAG CCATTCAATCAAGAATATATTGAGATTCTTCACTTTTTTGGTGATTCTGAGGCATCGCCTTTCTCTATCCACAATCTTCTTTTAGCTGGAAAGGCTTATAACCTTGCTGCTGGGTCATGGGTGGGCCCTTATGCCATGTGTCGCACATGGGAAACTCTGGCCAGATGTAAAAGGGAGTCAACTGACCTTGAGAACCAGCAACTTCCCATGGCTGTTTATGTTGTTTCTGGAGATGAAGATGGGGAGCGAGGTGGAGCTCCAGTTCTTTGCATCGAAGATGCCTCAAGACATTGTTTTGAGTTTTCAAGAGGTCAAGTTGATTGGACGCCCATTCTTTTATTGGTTCCTTTGGTTCTTGGACTTGAAAAGGTCAATCCCAG GTATATTCCATCATTGAGGGCAACTTTTATGTTTCCACAAAGCCTTGGCATTGTGGGTGGGAAGCCAGGGGCTTCAACTTACATCATTGGTGTGCAAGATGAAAAGGCTTTCTTCCTTGATCCACATGACGTTCAACCA GTAGTTAGTATTGGTAGAAACGATCTAGAGGCCGATACTTCATCTTACCACTGCAA tATCATACGACACATATCATTAGACTCAATTGATTCATCCTTAGCATTTGGATTTTATTGCCGAGACAAAG atgattttgatgatttttgtcTTCGGGCTTCCAAGCTGGCAGATGAGTCAAATGGTGCTCCATTATTTACT